A window of the Cynocephalus volans isolate mCynVol1 chromosome 10, mCynVol1.pri, whole genome shotgun sequence genome harbors these coding sequences:
- the PLPPR3 gene encoding phospholipid phosphatase-related protein type 3 isoform X1, whose amino-acid sequence MISTKEKKTPKDSMTLLPCFYFVELPIVASSIVSLYFLELTDLFKPAKVGFQCYDRTLSMPYVESNEELIPLLMLLSLAFAAPAASIMAGEGVLYCLQSRLWGRSGGPGGAEGSINAGGCNFNSFLRRTVRFVGVHVFGLCATALVTDVIQLATGYHAPFFLTVCKPNYTLLGTSCETNPYITQDICSGQDTHAILSARKTFPSQHATLSAFAAVYVSVSPAPSPCPWPPARWEPAAVLTHPVPLCPQMYFNSVISDTTKLLKPILVFAFAIAAGVCGLTQITQYRSHPVDVYAGFLIGAGIAAYLACHAVGNFQVPPAEKPVAPAPTKDALRALTQRGHDSVYQQNKSVSTDELGPPGRLEGVPRPVAREKTSLGSLKRASVDVDLLAPRSPMGKEHMVTFSNTLPRVSTPSLDDPARRHMTIHVPLDASRSKQLISEWKQKSLEGRGLGLPDEASPGHLRAPAEPMAEEEEEDEDEDEEEEEEEEEEGPAPPSLYPTVQARPGLGPRVILPPRAGPQPLVHIPEEGVQVGAGLSPKSSAAVRAKWLMVAEKSGVAAAAAPTQPRVANPPRLLQVIAMSKAPGGPGPKASETASSSSASSDSSQYRSPSDRDSASIVTIDAHAPHHPVVHLSAGNAPWEWKAAGGGAKGTEGEGGYELGDLARGFRAGAKPPGMSPGSSISDVDQEESRFTAVATVNLATGEGLPPLGAADGALGSASRESTLRRQVLALGEREAGEAEAESYYRKMQGRRFQD is encoded by the exons ATGATCTCCACCAAGGAGAAGAAAACCCCCAAGGACAGCATGACGCTCCTGCCCTGCTTCTATTTCGTGGAG CTGCCCATAGTGGCATCTTCCATCGTGTCCCTGTACTTTCTGGAACTGACCGACCTCTTCAAGCCAGCCAAAGTGGGCTTCCAGTGCTACGACCGCACACTGTCCATGCCCTATGTGGAGAGCAACGAGGAGCTCATCCCCCTGCTCATGCTGCTCAGCTTGGCATTCGCCGCCCCTGCTGCCTCA ATCATGGCCGGCGAGGGCGTGCTGTACTGTCTGCAGTCCCGGCTGTGGGGCCGCAGCGGGGGCCCGGGCGGGGCTGAGGGCAGCATCAACGCCGGCGGCTGCAACTTCAACTCCTTCCTGCGTCGCACCGTGCGGTTTGTGG GCGTCCACGTGTTTGGCCTCTGTGCCACGGCCCTGGTGACCGACGTCATCCAGCTGGCCACCGGCTACCACGCGCCTTTCTTCCTCACCGTCTGCAAACCCAACTACACTCTGCTGGGCACGTCGTGCGAGACCAACCCCTACATCACGCAGGACATCTGCTCCGGCCAGGACACCCATGCCATCCTGTCTGCACG GAAGACCTTCCCGTCCCAGCACGCCACGCTGTCGGCCTTTGCTGCGGTCTATGTGTCGGTGAGTCCAGCCCCTAGCCCCTGCCCGTGGCCACCGGCCCGTTGGGAGCCTGCCGCTGTCCTGACCCACCCCGTCCCGCTCTGTCCCCAGATGTACTTCAACTCGGTCATCTCAGACACCACCAAGCTGCTGAAACCCATCCTAGTGTTCGCCTTTGCCATCGCCGCAGGGGTCTGCGGCCTCACCCAGATCACGCAGTACCGCAGCCACCCCGTGGACGTCTACGCGGGCTTCCTCATCGGTGCCGGCATCGCCGCCTACCTG GCCTGCCACGCAGTGGGCAACTTCCAGGTCCCGCCTGCAGAGAAACCAGTGGCGCCTGCACCCACCAAGGACGCGCTGCGGGCCCTGACCCAGCGGGGCCACGACTCGGTTTACCAGCAGAACAAGTCGGTGAGCACGGACGAGCTGGGCCCCCCAGGGCGGCTGGAGGGCGTGCCTCGGCCGGTGGCCCGTGAGAAGACGTCGCTGGGCAGCCTGAAGCGGGCCAGCGTGGATGTGGACCTGCTGGCCCCGCGCAGTCCCATGGGCAAGGAGCACATGGTGACCTTCAGCAACACGCTGCCACGTGTGAGCACGCCGTCGCTGGACGATCCCGCCCGCCGCCACATGACCATCCACGTCCCGCTGGACGCGTCGCGCTCCAAGCAGCTCATCAGCGAGTGGAAGCAGAAGTCGCTGGAGGGCCGCGGCCTGGGGCTGCCCGACGAGGCCAGCCCAGGACACCTGCGGGCGCCCGCCGAGCCcatggcagaggaggaggaggaggacgaggacgaggacgaggaggaagaggaggaagaggaggaggagggtcccGCCCCGCCCTCGCTCTACCCCACAGTGCAGGCGCGGCCAGGGCTGGGGCCTCGGGTCATCCTCCCACCACGGGCCGGGCCGCAGCCGCTGGTGCACATCCCCGAGGAGGGGGTGCAGGTGGGGGCTGGCCTGTCCCCCAAAAGCAGCGCTGCGGTGCGTGCCAAGTGGCTCATGGTGGCGGAGAAGAGCGGGGTGGCAGCGGCTGCGGCCCCCACGCAGCCCCGAGTGGCCAACCCGCCACGGTTGCTGCAGGTGATCGCCATGTCCAAGGCCCCGGGTGGGCCCGGCCCCAAGGCGTCCGAGACGGCCTCGTCCTCCAGTGCCAGCTCCGACTCCTCACAGTACCGGTCGCCGTCAGATCGCGACTCGGCCAGCATCGTCACCATCGATGCGCATGCACCCCACCACCCCGTCGTCCACCTGTCTGCGGGCAACGCGCCTTGGGAGTGGAAGGCGGCAGGCGGCGGGGCCAAGGGTACAGAGGGCGAGGGCGGGTACGAGCTGGGGGACCTGGCACGCGGCTTCCGTGCTGGGGCTAAGCCGCCAGGTATGTCCCCCGGCTCATCCATCAGTGATGTGGACCAGGAGGAGTCACGGTTCACGGCTGTGGCTACCGTCAACCTGGCCACGGGTGAGGGGCTGCCCCCACTGGGCGCGGCTGATGGGGCGCTGGGGTCAGCCAGCCGCGAGTCGACGCTGCGGCGGCAGGTCCTGGCACTGGGTGAGCGGGAGGCAGGTGAGGCGGAGGCTGAGAGCTACTACAGGAAGATGCAGGGCCGCAGGTTCCAGGACTGA
- the PLPPR3 gene encoding phospholipid phosphatase-related protein type 3 isoform X2 has product MISTKEKKTPKDSMTLLPCFYFVELPIVASSIVSLYFLELTDLFKPAKVGFQCYDRTLSMPYVESNEELIPLLMLLSLAFAAPAASIMAGEGVLYCLQSRLWGRSGGPGGAEGSINAGGCNFNSFLRRTVRFVGVHVFGLCATALVTDVIQLATGYHAPFFLTVCKPNYTLLGTSCETNPYITQDICSGQDTHAILSARKTFPSQHATLSAFAAVYVSMYFNSVISDTTKLLKPILVFAFAIAAGVCGLTQITQYRSHPVDVYAGFLIGAGIAAYLACHAVGNFQVPPAEKPVAPAPTKDALRALTQRGHDSVYQQNKSVSTDELGPPGRLEGVPRPVAREKTSLGSLKRASVDVDLLAPRSPMGKEHMVTFSNTLPRVSTPSLDDPARRHMTIHVPLDASRSKQLISEWKQKSLEGRGLGLPDEASPGHLRAPAEPMAEEEEEDEDEDEEEEEEEEEEGPAPPSLYPTVQARPGLGPRVILPPRAGPQPLVHIPEEGVQVGAGLSPKSSAAVRAKWLMVAEKSGVAAAAAPTQPRVANPPRLLQVIAMSKAPGGPGPKASETASSSSASSDSSQYRSPSDRDSASIVTIDAHAPHHPVVHLSAGNAPWEWKAAGGGAKGTEGEGGYELGDLARGFRAGAKPPGMSPGSSISDVDQEESRFTAVATVNLATGEGLPPLGAADGALGSASRESTLRRQVLALGEREAGEAEAESYYRKMQGRRFQD; this is encoded by the exons ATGATCTCCACCAAGGAGAAGAAAACCCCCAAGGACAGCATGACGCTCCTGCCCTGCTTCTATTTCGTGGAG CTGCCCATAGTGGCATCTTCCATCGTGTCCCTGTACTTTCTGGAACTGACCGACCTCTTCAAGCCAGCCAAAGTGGGCTTCCAGTGCTACGACCGCACACTGTCCATGCCCTATGTGGAGAGCAACGAGGAGCTCATCCCCCTGCTCATGCTGCTCAGCTTGGCATTCGCCGCCCCTGCTGCCTCA ATCATGGCCGGCGAGGGCGTGCTGTACTGTCTGCAGTCCCGGCTGTGGGGCCGCAGCGGGGGCCCGGGCGGGGCTGAGGGCAGCATCAACGCCGGCGGCTGCAACTTCAACTCCTTCCTGCGTCGCACCGTGCGGTTTGTGG GCGTCCACGTGTTTGGCCTCTGTGCCACGGCCCTGGTGACCGACGTCATCCAGCTGGCCACCGGCTACCACGCGCCTTTCTTCCTCACCGTCTGCAAACCCAACTACACTCTGCTGGGCACGTCGTGCGAGACCAACCCCTACATCACGCAGGACATCTGCTCCGGCCAGGACACCCATGCCATCCTGTCTGCACG GAAGACCTTCCCGTCCCAGCACGCCACGCTGTCGGCCTTTGCTGCGGTCTATGTGTCG ATGTACTTCAACTCGGTCATCTCAGACACCACCAAGCTGCTGAAACCCATCCTAGTGTTCGCCTTTGCCATCGCCGCAGGGGTCTGCGGCCTCACCCAGATCACGCAGTACCGCAGCCACCCCGTGGACGTCTACGCGGGCTTCCTCATCGGTGCCGGCATCGCCGCCTACCTG GCCTGCCACGCAGTGGGCAACTTCCAGGTCCCGCCTGCAGAGAAACCAGTGGCGCCTGCACCCACCAAGGACGCGCTGCGGGCCCTGACCCAGCGGGGCCACGACTCGGTTTACCAGCAGAACAAGTCGGTGAGCACGGACGAGCTGGGCCCCCCAGGGCGGCTGGAGGGCGTGCCTCGGCCGGTGGCCCGTGAGAAGACGTCGCTGGGCAGCCTGAAGCGGGCCAGCGTGGATGTGGACCTGCTGGCCCCGCGCAGTCCCATGGGCAAGGAGCACATGGTGACCTTCAGCAACACGCTGCCACGTGTGAGCACGCCGTCGCTGGACGATCCCGCCCGCCGCCACATGACCATCCACGTCCCGCTGGACGCGTCGCGCTCCAAGCAGCTCATCAGCGAGTGGAAGCAGAAGTCGCTGGAGGGCCGCGGCCTGGGGCTGCCCGACGAGGCCAGCCCAGGACACCTGCGGGCGCCCGCCGAGCCcatggcagaggaggaggaggaggacgaggacgaggacgaggaggaagaggaggaagaggaggaggagggtcccGCCCCGCCCTCGCTCTACCCCACAGTGCAGGCGCGGCCAGGGCTGGGGCCTCGGGTCATCCTCCCACCACGGGCCGGGCCGCAGCCGCTGGTGCACATCCCCGAGGAGGGGGTGCAGGTGGGGGCTGGCCTGTCCCCCAAAAGCAGCGCTGCGGTGCGTGCCAAGTGGCTCATGGTGGCGGAGAAGAGCGGGGTGGCAGCGGCTGCGGCCCCCACGCAGCCCCGAGTGGCCAACCCGCCACGGTTGCTGCAGGTGATCGCCATGTCCAAGGCCCCGGGTGGGCCCGGCCCCAAGGCGTCCGAGACGGCCTCGTCCTCCAGTGCCAGCTCCGACTCCTCACAGTACCGGTCGCCGTCAGATCGCGACTCGGCCAGCATCGTCACCATCGATGCGCATGCACCCCACCACCCCGTCGTCCACCTGTCTGCGGGCAACGCGCCTTGGGAGTGGAAGGCGGCAGGCGGCGGGGCCAAGGGTACAGAGGGCGAGGGCGGGTACGAGCTGGGGGACCTGGCACGCGGCTTCCGTGCTGGGGCTAAGCCGCCAGGTATGTCCCCCGGCTCATCCATCAGTGATGTGGACCAGGAGGAGTCACGGTTCACGGCTGTGGCTACCGTCAACCTGGCCACGGGTGAGGGGCTGCCCCCACTGGGCGCGGCTGATGGGGCGCTGGGGTCAGCCAGCCGCGAGTCGACGCTGCGGCGGCAGGTCCTGGCACTGGGTGAGCGGGAGGCAGGTGAGGCGGAGGCTGAGAGCTACTACAGGAAGATGCAGGGCCGCAGGTTCCAGGACTGA
- the PTBP1 gene encoding polypyrimidine tract-binding protein 1 isoform X1 — MDGIVPDIAVGTKRGSDELFSTCVTNGPFIMSSNSASAANGNDSKKFKGDSRSTGVPSRVIHIRKLPSDVTEGEVISLGLPFGKVTNLLMLKGKNQAFIEMNTEEAANTMVNYYTSVTPVLRGQPIYIQFSNHKELKTDSSPNQARAQAALQAVNSVQSGNLALAASAAAVDAGMAMAGQSPVLRIIVENLFYPVTLDVLHQIFSKFGTVLKIITFTKNNQFQALLQYADPVSAQHAKLSLDGQNIYNACCTLRIDFSKLTSLNVKYNNDKSRDYTRPDLPSGDSQPSLDQTMAAAFGAPGIISASPYAGAGFPPTFAIPQAAGLSVPNVHGALAPLAIPSAAAAAAAAGRIAIPGLGGAGNSVLLVSNLNPERVTPQSLFILFGVYGDVQRVKILFNKKENALVQMADGSQAQLAMSHLNGHKLHGKPIRITLSKHQNVQLPREGQEDQGLTKDYGNSPLHRFKKPGSKNFQNIFPPSATLHLSNIPPSISEEDLKILFSSNGGVVKGFKFFQKDRKMALIQMGSVEEAVQALIDLHNHDLGENHHLRVSFSKSTI; from the exons ATGGACGG cATTGTCCCAGATATAGCAGTTGGTACAAAG cGGGGATCTGACGAGCTTTTCTCTACTTGTGTCACTAACGGACCCTTTATCATGAGCAGCAACTCCGCCTCTGCAG CAAACGGAAATGACAGCAAGAAGTTCAAGGGTGACAGCCGAAGCACCGGTGTCCCCTCCAGGGTGATCCATATTCGGAAGCTTCCGAGTGATGTCACCGAGGGGGAGGTCATCTCACTGGGACTACCCTTCGGGAAGGTTACCAACCTTCTGATGCTGAAAGGGAAGAACCAG GCCTTCATTGAGATGAACACAGAGGAGGCTGCCAACACCATGGTCAACTACTACACCTCCGTGACACCCGTGCTGCGTGGGCAGCCCATCTACATACAGTTCTCCAACCACAAGGAGCTCAAGACCGACAGCTCCCCCAACCAGGCA CGGGCCCAGGCAGCCCTACAGGCAGTGAACTCTGTGCAGTCGGGGAACTTGGCCTTGGCTGCCTCAGCTGCTGCCGTGGATGCGGGGATGGCGATGGCTGGCCAGAGCCCTGTGCTCAGGATTATTGTGGAGAACCTCTTCTACCCGGTGACACTTGATGTGCTGCACCAG ATTTTCTCCAAGTTTGGCACAGTTTTGAAGATCATCACATTCACCAAGAACAACCAGTTCCAGGCACTGCTGCAGTATGCTGACCCCGTGAGCGCCCAGCATGCCAAGCTGTCCCTGGATGGGCAAAACATCTACAACGCCTGCTGTACGCTGCGCATCGACTTCTCCAAGCTCACCAGCCTCAACGTCAAGTACAACAATGACAAGAGCCGTGACTACACACGCCCAGACCTGCCCTCCGGGGACAGCCAGCCCTCACTGGACCAGACCATGGCGGCTGCCTTCG GTGCTCCGGGTATAATCTCAGCCTCTCCGTACGCAGGAGCTGGGTTCCCTCCCACCTTTGCAATTCCTCAAGCCGCAG GCCTTTCTGTTCCTAATGTTCATGGTGCCCTGGCCCCCCTGGCCATTCCAtcggcagcggcagcggcggccGCAGCAGGCCGGATCGCCATCCCAGGCCTGGGAGGGGCAGGAAATTCCGTCTTGCTGGTCAGCAACCTGAACCCAGAG AGAGTCACACCCCAAAGCCTCTTTATTCTTTTCG GCGTCTATGGCGACGTGCAGCGGGTGAAGATCTTGTTCAACAAGAAGGAGAATGCCCTGGTGCAGATGGCAGATGGGAGCCAGGCCCAGCTGG CCATGAGCCACCTGAACGGGCACAAACTGCATGGGAAGCCTATCCGCATCACGCTGTCAAAGCACCAGAACGTGCAGCTGCCTCGTGAGGGTCAGGAGGACCAGGGCCTCACCAAGGACTACGGCAACTCGCCCTTGCACCGCTTCAAGAAGCCGGGTTCCAAGAACTTCCAGAACATCTTCCCACCTTCGGCCACCCTGCACCTCTCCAACATCCC GCCCTCCATATCCGAGGAAGATCTCAAGATTCTGTTCTCCAGTAATGGGGGGGTCGTTAAAGGCTTCAAATTCTTCCA GAAGGACCGCAAGATGGCGCTTATCCAGATGGGCTCAGTGGAGGAGGCGGTCCAGGCGCTTATTGACCTGCACAACCACGACCTGGGCGAGAACCACCACCTGCGGGTCTCCTTCTCCAAGTCCACCATCTAG
- the PTBP1 gene encoding polypyrimidine tract-binding protein 1 isoform X2, producing the protein MDGIVPDIAVGTKRGSDELFSTCVTNGPFIMSSNSASAANGNDSKKFKGDSRSTGVPSRVIHIRKLPSDVTEGEVISLGLPFGKVTNLLMLKGKNQAFIEMNTEEAANTMVNYYTSVTPVLRGQPIYIQFSNHKELKTDSSPNQARAQAALQAVNSVQSGNLALAASAAAVDAGMAMAGQSPVLRIIVENLFYPVTLDVLHQIFSKFGTVLKIITFTKNNQFQALLQYADPVSAQHAKLSLDGQNIYNACCTLRIDFSKLTSLNVKYNNDKSRDYTRPDLPSGDSQPSLDQTMAAAFGLSVPNVHGALAPLAIPSAAAAAAAAGRIAIPGLGGAGNSVLLVSNLNPERVTPQSLFILFGVYGDVQRVKILFNKKENALVQMADGSQAQLAMSHLNGHKLHGKPIRITLSKHQNVQLPREGQEDQGLTKDYGNSPLHRFKKPGSKNFQNIFPPSATLHLSNIPPSISEEDLKILFSSNGGVVKGFKFFQKDRKMALIQMGSVEEAVQALIDLHNHDLGENHHLRVSFSKSTI; encoded by the exons ATGGACGG cATTGTCCCAGATATAGCAGTTGGTACAAAG cGGGGATCTGACGAGCTTTTCTCTACTTGTGTCACTAACGGACCCTTTATCATGAGCAGCAACTCCGCCTCTGCAG CAAACGGAAATGACAGCAAGAAGTTCAAGGGTGACAGCCGAAGCACCGGTGTCCCCTCCAGGGTGATCCATATTCGGAAGCTTCCGAGTGATGTCACCGAGGGGGAGGTCATCTCACTGGGACTACCCTTCGGGAAGGTTACCAACCTTCTGATGCTGAAAGGGAAGAACCAG GCCTTCATTGAGATGAACACAGAGGAGGCTGCCAACACCATGGTCAACTACTACACCTCCGTGACACCCGTGCTGCGTGGGCAGCCCATCTACATACAGTTCTCCAACCACAAGGAGCTCAAGACCGACAGCTCCCCCAACCAGGCA CGGGCCCAGGCAGCCCTACAGGCAGTGAACTCTGTGCAGTCGGGGAACTTGGCCTTGGCTGCCTCAGCTGCTGCCGTGGATGCGGGGATGGCGATGGCTGGCCAGAGCCCTGTGCTCAGGATTATTGTGGAGAACCTCTTCTACCCGGTGACACTTGATGTGCTGCACCAG ATTTTCTCCAAGTTTGGCACAGTTTTGAAGATCATCACATTCACCAAGAACAACCAGTTCCAGGCACTGCTGCAGTATGCTGACCCCGTGAGCGCCCAGCATGCCAAGCTGTCCCTGGATGGGCAAAACATCTACAACGCCTGCTGTACGCTGCGCATCGACTTCTCCAAGCTCACCAGCCTCAACGTCAAGTACAACAATGACAAGAGCCGTGACTACACACGCCCAGACCTGCCCTCCGGGGACAGCCAGCCCTCACTGGACCAGACCATGGCGGCTGCCTTCG GCCTTTCTGTTCCTAATGTTCATGGTGCCCTGGCCCCCCTGGCCATTCCAtcggcagcggcagcggcggccGCAGCAGGCCGGATCGCCATCCCAGGCCTGGGAGGGGCAGGAAATTCCGTCTTGCTGGTCAGCAACCTGAACCCAGAG AGAGTCACACCCCAAAGCCTCTTTATTCTTTTCG GCGTCTATGGCGACGTGCAGCGGGTGAAGATCTTGTTCAACAAGAAGGAGAATGCCCTGGTGCAGATGGCAGATGGGAGCCAGGCCCAGCTGG CCATGAGCCACCTGAACGGGCACAAACTGCATGGGAAGCCTATCCGCATCACGCTGTCAAAGCACCAGAACGTGCAGCTGCCTCGTGAGGGTCAGGAGGACCAGGGCCTCACCAAGGACTACGGCAACTCGCCCTTGCACCGCTTCAAGAAGCCGGGTTCCAAGAACTTCCAGAACATCTTCCCACCTTCGGCCACCCTGCACCTCTCCAACATCCC GCCCTCCATATCCGAGGAAGATCTCAAGATTCTGTTCTCCAGTAATGGGGGGGTCGTTAAAGGCTTCAAATTCTTCCA GAAGGACCGCAAGATGGCGCTTATCCAGATGGGCTCAGTGGAGGAGGCGGTCCAGGCGCTTATTGACCTGCACAACCACGACCTGGGCGAGAACCACCACCTGCGGGTCTCCTTCTCCAAGTCCACCATCTAG